The bacterium genome has a window encoding:
- the infC gene encoding translation initiation factor IF-3 encodes MAELRVNDEIRAAELRVVDPLGKQLGVMPRQNALYLADGLGWDLVEVAPGADPPVARMMDYGKFKYEQSVKEREARKKQSRSTVKELTFKVKIGNHDYEIKRDRALRFLTNGDRVRVRVWLRGREASRPQLGMAILDRLSADLADVATVDQAAKLEGRNMTMALAPIKRPQRSYQDVDEGST; translated from the coding sequence ATCGCAGAGCTACGCGTCAACGACGAAATCCGTGCGGCCGAACTGAGAGTGGTCGATCCGCTCGGCAAGCAGCTAGGAGTGATGCCCCGCCAGAACGCCCTGTACCTGGCCGACGGCCTGGGATGGGACCTCGTGGAGGTGGCGCCCGGAGCCGATCCGCCCGTTGCGCGGATGATGGACTACGGCAAGTTCAAGTACGAGCAGTCGGTCAAGGAGCGGGAAGCGCGCAAGAAGCAATCCCGCAGCACGGTCAAGGAACTTACCTTCAAGGTGAAGATCGGCAACCACGACTACGAGATCAAGCGGGATCGGGCACTGCGCTTTCTGACCAACGGTGACCGGGTCCGGGTTCGGGTCTGGCTCCGGGGAAGGGAGGCCAGCCGGCCCCAGCTCGGTATGGCCATCCTCGACCGCCTGTCCGCAGACCTCGCCGACGTGGCCACCGTGGATCAGGCGGCCAAGCTCGAAGGCCGCAACATGACCATGGCCCTGGCGCCGATCAAACGGCCGCAGCGGTCATACCAGGACGTTGACGAGGGCTCGACATAG
- the rpmI gene encoding 50S ribosomal protein L35 yields the protein MPKMKSHKGAAKRFKVTGSGRIRRRQSHRGHLRLAKGKDSYRRLKGEADLAKGDEKRAKRLLGM from the coding sequence ATGCCGAAGATGAAGAGCCACAAGGGCGCCGCCAAGCGCTTCAAGGTGACCGGATCGGGCCGGATCAGGCGCCGCCAGTCGCACCGCGGCCACCTCCGCCTTGCGAAGGGCAAGGACAGCTATCGCCGCTTGAAGGGTGAGGCCGATCTGGCCAAGGGTGACGAGAAGCGGGCCAAGCGCCTGCTCGGAATGTAG
- the rplT gene encoding 50S ribosomal protein L20 encodes MARVKRASNSRTRHRKVLAKAKGYRGAKSRSFRAANEQVMKSLQYAYRDRRARKGDFRRLWITRINAAARENGTTYSRLIAGLKAAEFEVDRKMLADIAVNDPATFRQIVELASANRV; translated from the coding sequence ATGGCACGAGTCAAGCGCGCGAGCAACTCGCGCACCAGGCACCGGAAGGTCCTGGCCAAGGCCAAGGGCTACCGCGGCGCCAAGAGCCGGAGCTTCCGGGCGGCCAACGAGCAGGTCATGAAGTCCCTGCAGTACGCCTATCGCGACCGGAGGGCGCGCAAGGGCGACTTTCGCAGGCTCTGGATCACCCGCATCAACGCCGCCGCTCGCGAGAACGGCACCACCTATTCCCGGCTGATCGCGGGGCTGAAGGCGGCGGAATTCGAGGTGGACCGGAAGATGCTGGCCGATATCGCGGTCAACGATCCTGCCACCTTTCGCCAGATAGTCGAGTTGGCTTCCGCCAACCGCGTTTAG
- the pheS gene encoding phenylalanine--tRNA ligase subunit alpha has translation MDLERLAGVVGDARARIEAASDLAELVAAESETLGRRSEVAVARRGIGRLAPDRRREVGRAINEAVGALTAAVEDRRAALQAEAENDLLEQDRVDLTLPYGRPARGTHHLLTRTMEDVCDVFRAIGYEVAEGPELELAWYNFDALNTPPTHPSRFESDTMYVEAFDDRERSGPDELLLRTQTSPMQARFMEKNPPPVYVVVPGRVFRTDTWDATHAPVFHQIEGLAVDSDITFGDLKGTLAHFAREFFGVSARTRFVPHFFPFTEPSAEMLVWFNGEWLEMLGCGMVDPNVFEAVGYDPEEVTGFAFGMGVERLAMVRHGITDIRHFYDSDLRVLGQFR, from the coding sequence ATGGACCTTGAACGTCTCGCCGGCGTAGTCGGCGACGCCCGCGCCCGGATCGAGGCTGCTTCGGACCTCGCCGAGCTGGTTGCCGCGGAGTCGGAGACGTTGGGGCGGCGATCCGAGGTGGCCGTTGCCCGTAGGGGCATCGGGCGCTTGGCGCCGGACCGCAGGCGCGAGGTGGGGCGGGCGATCAACGAGGCGGTCGGCGCGCTGACCGCCGCTGTCGAGGATCGGCGGGCGGCCTTGCAGGCGGAGGCCGAGAACGACCTGCTGGAGCAGGATCGGGTCGATCTCACCCTGCCGTACGGTCGTCCAGCGCGGGGTACGCATCACCTACTGACCCGCACCATGGAGGATGTGTGCGACGTGTTCCGCGCCATCGGCTACGAGGTAGCGGAGGGGCCGGAGTTGGAACTGGCGTGGTACAACTTCGACGCTCTCAACACCCCACCCACCCATCCGTCCCGATTCGAATCCGACACGATGTACGTGGAGGCGTTCGACGATCGGGAGCGGAGCGGCCCCGACGAGCTGTTGCTGCGTACCCAGACCTCACCGATGCAGGCCCGGTTCATGGAGAAGAACCCCCCGCCGGTCTACGTGGTGGTGCCCGGGCGGGTCTTCCGCACCGACACCTGGGACGCCACCCACGCGCCGGTATTCCACCAGATCGAGGGCCTGGCCGTGGACTCGGACATCACGTTCGGGGATCTGAAGGGCACCCTCGCCCACTTCGCCCGGGAGTTCTTCGGGGTCTCGGCCCGGACCCGCTTCGTGCCCCATTTCTTCCCGTTCACCGAGCCGTCAGCGGAGATGCTGGTGTGGTTCAACGGCGAGTGGTTGGAGATGCTGGGATGCGGCATGGTCGACCCCAACGTGTTCGAGGCGGTGGGGTACGACCCGGAGGAGGTGACGGGGTTCGCCTTCGGCATGGGCGTGGAGCGGCTGGCCATGGTCCGCCACGGCATCACCGACATCCGCCACTTCTACGACAGCGACTTGCGCGTCCTGGGGCAGTTCCGATGA
- the pheT gene encoding phenylalanine--tRNA ligase subunit beta — protein sequence MKVPIGWLADFIDLPTRDPHELERILVSLGHEVEGIEEFGPSFEGVVVGRVEEVRPHPNADRIRFCRVDDGTVTRDVVCGAWNFEAGAVIAYARAGSLLGADTDQPLEVGSRKIRGIVSHGMIASARELGLGDDHDGIMVLDELGTATDDDLGRPLEEVIGLGDVVLDVSITTNRGDCMGIRGLARELAAYWQVPLRDISPSFPTGPENSAFEVSIRDVEACPRFVAHQVDGVRIGPSPLWMQLRLLAIGQRPISNVVDVSNYVMWELGHPIHTFDADTVSGRQIIIRRAEEGEKLETLDGVERPLAAGDILVTDPSGPIALAGVMGGASTEVRETTTSVLVEAANWHPPSILATSWRLGLRSEASSRFERGVDPNLSALAAARTVELVASTSGGTPRSRAVDCYPIPRRPWKVDLAARDVSRLLGPNPPFGDALSLLERLGFGPDRDGGSARVNIPTHRADVTRPADLVEEIARLHGYDRFPDLVRHGSRGGLTAEQLAVRRLREALVGAGLTEAQTLSFIGQDDLDAFGLPLEDPRRVTIRVKNPLREEEAILRTTLLPGLMGAMSRNVARGLKSVRLFETGRVFTARDDPEDPRIPFQPFHLAMVLSGPGVDVFAGTGLVDLLARVADRRLELRQAPLPGLHPGRGAVVTCGATDIGTVGELHPAAVRRFGLEGRVAVAEMVLGPLVSSGPSWTLEDVSAYPPMVFDLAFVLADSVPAGRLLEVVERSAGPYLESLELFDEFRGGSIPDAHRSLAVRITLRAMDHTISDEEAAPIGRGVAAAVADRLGGVLRGSI from the coding sequence ATGAAGGTCCCGATCGGCTGGTTGGCGGACTTCATCGATCTGCCCACCCGGGATCCGCACGAGTTGGAGCGGATCCTCGTCTCCCTCGGCCACGAGGTGGAGGGGATCGAGGAGTTCGGACCGTCCTTCGAGGGCGTGGTCGTGGGACGGGTGGAGGAGGTCCGGCCCCATCCGAATGCCGACCGGATCCGCTTCTGCCGCGTCGATGACGGAACGGTCACCCGCGACGTGGTATGCGGAGCATGGAACTTCGAGGCCGGCGCGGTAATCGCCTACGCGAGGGCAGGATCCCTCCTCGGCGCGGATACGGACCAGCCTCTCGAGGTGGGGAGCCGCAAGATACGCGGCATCGTGTCGCACGGCATGATCGCCTCGGCCCGCGAGCTCGGGTTGGGCGATGACCACGACGGCATCATGGTCCTGGACGAGTTGGGCACGGCCACCGACGACGACCTGGGCCGCCCCCTGGAGGAGGTGATCGGCCTGGGAGACGTGGTGCTGGACGTGAGCATCACCACCAATCGGGGCGACTGCATGGGGATCCGCGGGCTGGCCCGCGAGCTGGCCGCCTACTGGCAGGTCCCGCTGCGCGACATCTCCCCGAGCTTCCCGACCGGTCCGGAGAACTCCGCCTTCGAGGTTTCGATCCGAGACGTGGAAGCTTGCCCTCGCTTCGTCGCCCACCAGGTTGACGGCGTGCGGATCGGTCCGTCCCCTCTATGGATGCAGCTGCGGCTCCTGGCTATCGGGCAGCGGCCCATCTCCAACGTGGTGGACGTGTCCAACTACGTGATGTGGGAGCTCGGACACCCGATCCACACCTTCGACGCGGACACCGTCTCCGGCCGCCAGATCATCATCCGGAGAGCCGAGGAGGGTGAGAAGCTCGAGACCCTGGACGGGGTGGAACGCCCGCTGGCAGCCGGCGACATCCTCGTAACCGACCCGTCGGGTCCGATCGCCCTGGCCGGGGTCATGGGAGGGGCGTCGACCGAGGTTCGTGAGACGACCACCAGCGTGCTGGTCGAGGCTGCCAACTGGCATCCACCCTCGATCCTGGCCACCTCGTGGCGGCTCGGATTGCGGAGCGAGGCCTCGTCCCGGTTCGAACGGGGGGTCGATCCCAACCTTTCCGCCCTCGCCGCCGCCCGGACGGTGGAGTTGGTGGCCTCGACATCCGGCGGGACTCCTCGCTCCCGGGCGGTGGACTGCTACCCGATCCCGCGCCGGCCCTGGAAGGTGGACCTCGCGGCTCGTGACGTGAGCCGCTTGCTCGGGCCGAACCCTCCGTTCGGAGACGCGCTCTCGCTGCTGGAACGGCTCGGCTTCGGGCCGGATCGGGACGGCGGATCAGCCCGGGTGAACATTCCGACCCATCGCGCCGATGTCACCCGCCCGGCCGATCTGGTCGAGGAGATCGCCCGCCTCCATGGCTACGACCGCTTCCCGGACCTGGTTCGCCATGGCAGCCGGGGCGGCCTCACTGCGGAGCAACTAGCCGTCCGGCGACTCCGCGAAGCCCTGGTCGGCGCAGGGCTCACCGAAGCCCAGACCCTCAGCTTCATCGGCCAAGACGACCTGGACGCATTCGGTCTCCCGCTCGAGGATCCGCGCCGGGTCACCATCCGGGTCAAGAACCCGCTTCGCGAGGAGGAGGCCATCCTGCGCACCACCCTGTTGCCAGGCCTGATGGGGGCGATGTCGCGCAATGTGGCTCGGGGTCTGAAGTCGGTACGCCTGTTCGAGACCGGTCGGGTGTTCACGGCCCGCGACGACCCTGAAGACCCCCGCATTCCTTTCCAGCCCTTCCACCTGGCGATGGTCCTGTCCGGTCCTGGAGTGGACGTATTCGCCGGCACCGGGCTGGTCGATCTACTGGCCAGGGTCGCCGACCGCCGGCTGGAACTCCGGCAGGCGCCGTTGCCGGGCCTCCATCCGGGCCGGGGAGCGGTGGTGACGTGCGGCGCAACCGACATAGGGACGGTCGGGGAACTCCATCCGGCCGCAGTCAGGAGGTTCGGCTTGGAAGGCCGGGTGGCGGTGGCCGAGATGGTTCTCGGTCCGCTCGTGTCCTCCGGTCCGTCCTGGACGCTGGAGGATGTCTCCGCCTACCCGCCCATGGTGTTCGACCTGGCGTTCGTGCTGGCCGACTCGGTTCCGGCGGGGCGCCTACTGGAGGTGGTGGAGCGATCCGCAGGCCCGTACCTCGAGAGCCTGGAGCTGTTCGACGAGTTCAGGGGTGGCTCGATTCCCGATGCCCACAGGAGCCTGGCGGTGCGGATCACGCTGCGCGCCATGGACCACACCATCTCCGATGAGGAGGCGGCTCCGATCGGGCGGGGCGTCGCTGCCGCAGTGGCGGATCGGTTGGGCGGCGTGCTGCGGGGAAGCATATGA
- the argF gene encoding ornithine carbamoyltransferase, translated as MNDFLGILDVERGVLERLVESASRFRHDRSFRSGALAGARIGLFFEKPSTRTRVSSEVAAVDLGAHPVVLGQSEVGIGSREAVRDVARVLDRYLDLVAMRVFDHQVLVEMAEHADAPVVNLLSDIEHPCQAVADLQTIAEHCDVAEAVVAYVGDGNNVCHSLMLGVAKLGGRVRVVSPPGFEPMEQLVAGGEGRITVTPDIEAVDGADVVYTDVWASMGQEGEASERALAFAGYRVDESLFGRAGPDAIFLHCLPAHRGEEVTDAVVDHPRSRVFDQAENRLHSMKAILLELLG; from the coding sequence ATGAACGACTTCCTCGGGATCCTCGACGTCGAACGGGGAGTCCTGGAGCGGCTGGTGGAATCCGCCTCCCGGTTCCGCCATGATCGGAGCTTCAGGTCAGGCGCTCTGGCCGGTGCCCGAATCGGGCTGTTCTTCGAGAAGCCCTCCACCCGCACCAGGGTGTCGAGCGAGGTGGCAGCCGTCGACCTGGGTGCCCACCCGGTCGTCCTGGGTCAGAGCGAGGTGGGTATAGGATCGAGGGAAGCCGTCCGGGACGTGGCCCGGGTGCTGGACCGCTACCTGGATCTGGTGGCCATGCGCGTCTTCGACCATCAGGTCCTGGTGGAGATGGCCGAGCACGCCGATGCACCGGTGGTGAACCTCCTTTCCGACATCGAACACCCCTGCCAGGCGGTGGCCGACCTCCAGACCATCGCGGAGCACTGCGACGTTGCCGAAGCGGTGGTGGCCTACGTGGGAGACGGCAACAACGTGTGCCACAGCCTGATGCTGGGGGTGGCCAAGCTGGGGGGCCGGGTGCGGGTGGTGAGCCCGCCCGGGTTCGAACCGATGGAGCAGCTGGTGGCCGGGGGAGAGGGCCGGATCACGGTCACGCCGGACATAGAGGCGGTGGACGGGGCAGATGTGGTCTACACGGACGTGTGGGCGTCGATGGGCCAGGAGGGGGAGGCGTCGGAGCGGGCGCTCGCATTCGCCGGCTACCGGGTGGACGAGAGCTTGTTCGGACGGGCCGGACCCGATGCGATATTCCTCCATTGCCTGCCCGCCCACCGGGGCGAGGAAGTGACCGACGCCGTGGTCGACCACCCCAGGTCCCGGGTGTTCGACCAAGCCGAGAACCGGCTCCACTCGATGAAGGCCATCCTGCTCGAACTGCTGGGGTAG
- a CDS encoding DNA-3-methyladenine glycosylase: MVCLSGPVEQVARRLLGHRLSTDFGGRTAVVIEEVEAYGGADDPASHAYRGRTVRNASMFGPAGTLYVYRSYGVHWCANVVTGAEGTGEAVLIRGGRVVEGMELVLARRGRRDHLTDGPGKLTQALGIKGDHDGTSVIAGPVRLEEGPSPDPALVHRTPRIGISREAERPWRFVVEGGR; the protein is encoded by the coding sequence GTGGTCTGTCTGTCCGGTCCCGTCGAGCAGGTGGCGCGACGGTTGCTCGGTCACCGGCTCAGCACCGACTTCGGCGGGAGGACCGCAGTAGTCATCGAGGAGGTGGAGGCCTACGGGGGCGCTGATGATCCGGCCTCCCATGCCTATCGGGGCCGCACCGTTCGCAACGCCTCCATGTTCGGCCCGGCCGGCACCCTCTACGTGTACCGGTCCTACGGGGTTCATTGGTGCGCCAACGTGGTGACCGGTGCCGAGGGGACGGGAGAGGCGGTGCTGATCAGGGGCGGTCGGGTGGTCGAGGGCATGGAACTGGTGCTGGCCCGGCGCGGGCGCCGGGACCACCTGACCGATGGCCCCGGCAAGCTGACTCAGGCGCTGGGGATTAAGGGGGATCACGACGGGACATCGGTAATAGCCGGTCCGGTGCGCCTGGAGGAAGGACCCTCCCCGGACCCGGCCCTGGTACACCGCACGCCGCGGATCGGG